The Bacteroidales bacterium nucleotide sequence GTTTTGAGGCTTCTTATTTACCTATGTTTGCGCACTTTTAAAACATACGGTTAAGGAACATGAGACGAGTTGTTGCTGCAATATTATTTGCATTTCTTTTTTTACCAAACATCCTTCTGGCGCAGGATGCATTCCCTACTGTTCGATTGAAATTCGATACCCGGTTTGACTTTACCGCTAAAGTTCCATCGCAGGATAGCTTATCCGCCTTGTCGAGTTTTGATGGTAAGTATTTAAATATCATACTTCAAGGAGAAATCACTAAAAAATTCTCTTACAACTATCGCCAACGAATGATTTTGGACAGCAAGCCTACTTACCAGAGTTTCTTTAATGCAACAGATTGGCTATTCCTTACCTATAAAATAAACAAAAACTTCTCAGTCTCCGGGGGGAAACAAGTGGTTGCCATTGGTGGCTTCGAATATGATTCTGCACCGATTGATTTGTACTTCTGGTCAACGTTTTGGAACAATGTTACCTGCTATCAAATTGGAGGTACGGTAAACTATAAAACGACGGATGATAAACACACCATCGGGTTTCAAATCACGAATTCGCCTTTTACAGCAGAAACATTGCAAAGTCTCTATTCCTACAACCTGATATGGTACGGAACTTTTAACCGATTTAATACTATTTATTCTCTCAATAGAATAGAGGTGGAAAAGGGGCATTACATCAACTACATTACTTTAGGAAATAGATTCAGCGTAAGAAACTTTTCTGTTGAAGTTGACCTAATGGACAGATTCTCGGATCACCAGAAGAATTTGTTGTCGGATTATTCTGTTATTGGCAATTTCAAATGTTCTGTAAAGAACAAAATAAAAGTATTTGTAAAAGCAGGATATGATGAAAATAACGCGCAAAAGCCAACCGACCCTTTTATTTACGATCGTTATGTTGTGCCCGGCACGGAGCATTTTTACTATGGGGCAGGGGTGGAGTACTTTCCTATAAAAAACAGTAACGATCTGCGAATACATGCTGTTTGGTCTTCAAATAACGACCAGGTGCAATACCAAACATTTAATGTTGGTGTTCGTTGGCAAATGGATGTTTTGAAAAAAAATTAAACTAATAATACCGGTTTATGGAAAAGAAACCATTGAAATTTACGACTAAACGAAGAACAGAGGCTGGCGTATTCTTAATCATATTCTTCGGAACCTTCACGTTCATTGGGAGTAGGATGGGTTTGCCAAACATGCTTAATACCATTATGCAAACCTCCTATAGCTTACTAATCGACACTGTTTTTTACATCATGGCCATAACAGTGCTATCGGGGGCTTTGGGAAAACTCTTAACAGAATTCGGAGTAGTGCGCCTGCTCGAAGTGATATTAAAACCATTGATGAAACCGCTTTACAATCTGCCGGGAGTTGCAGCATTGGGCGGATTATTAACATTTTTATCAGACAATCCTGCAATTATTAGCCTGGCTAAAGACCAAAACTTCAATCGATATTTCAAAAAATACCAATTAATATCCCTCACCAACTTTGGGACTGCGTTCGGAATGGGATTGGTTGTGATAATTTTTATGGCTGGCAGGGGCTTTGGTTCTGCCGCTGTTGTCGGATTAGCAGGAGCTGTTATTGGCAGCATTATTTCGACAAGATTAATGCAAAGGTTTACCGTTAAACAGTTCCCTGAATTGGAAACGGAACAAGTTGAAGGTGGAGATGAGCAGAAGATTTCTTTTAAATCCGAAGGCAGTGTTTTTTTAAGGGGATTAAACGCAATACTCGACGGAGGAAAAACGGGTGTAGATCTTGGGCTTGCTATTATTCCAGGAGTACTTATTATCTCAACATTTGTAATGATACTTACCTTTGGCCCCAGCCCTGAAGGTTTTACAGGAAAAGCATACGAGGGGATAGCCCTGCTTCCCTATCTTGCTCAAAAAGTTAATTTTGTATTTGTTTGGTTATTCGGATTTCAGCATCCAGAGTTAATAGCCTTCCCAATAACCTCTCTCGGAGCGGTTGGTGCTGCACTTGGTTTGATTCCAAAATTTCAAAATGCCGGTTTACTTGATGGCAACGCTATAGCAGTATTTACTGCAATGGGAATGTGTTGGAGTGGATTCTTAAGCACCCACACGGCAATGCTCGATTCGCTGGGATACAGAAAACTTACAGGAAAAGCCCTTCTTTCGCACACCATAGGCGGACTTTTTGCCGGAATATCAGCACACTGGCTCTTTTACCTATTAGGCCTGTTATTTTAATGTGATATCGTTTTATCTCTGTTTCCCCATTACCACTCGGGGAAACAGAGCGTTTTACAGGGTTAAGACCTGAAACCAAATAGTAACCTAATCAACCGAAAAGAAGAGCGCAAAACAGGAACTATCAGGCTATGGCTTTTTCACCTAAGACATGCTTATTTTCTACTTCTACACTGGTATTATTGAGTCTGGCCAATACTCGGGGCACAAACCATTTGGAGAGGGTTACAAGGGTTAAAGTAGGAGGCCTTGAAGGCGCACCGGGAATAACGCTTATGTCGCAGGCAAAGAGATTTGGAATTGGGGATTCAAGGGTGTTATCCAGAACCAGTCCTACCGGACACGATCCGCCCGGATGACCAAAGGTTACCCCGCCTTGGTGGTGGCTCATTCCGACATGATGAGCGGAGCCAGGCTCACATCCCATCTTATAAAGTATCTTCTCATTCACATATCTGCAGTAGTTCATATGCTGCTCATCGAGCGGGGTAAGCGTTTTGGAAACCTTGCGGTCCCAGGCTATCCGCCCAACTCCTTCGTCGTGGATCTTGTTGAAGATGCCTACCTTGCGCTTATGCAGTTTGTAAGCTTGAATGGCAGGCTTTACTCCGCGATTCATAATCTGATACATAGCCCAGAACCCGCGTCCCCAGGCCAGGTCCGATTGAAAAAGGCAGCCGTGCTCATCATCAACGAACCCTACCGAAGTTCCGTGCTCATAGTTGGTTCCAGGGTCCTTGCTGTCTTCGGGCAAAAGAGCCCATGATGAAAAACTCGGGTCTCCGAACATGCGTATTCCGGCATGGGTAATTCCGGAATGCTGCAGAATACTCGCCGTACCAACGCCGCCAGCGGAGCAGATGATCATTTTACCGCGAATCTCGTAGAGTTGGTCGTCTTTTTCACCCCTGGCATAGAATCCAACAGCTTTTCCGTTCTCTACAATTACTCTGTCCACCTTGGTATGTAATTGCAGTTCAGCACCGTATTCCACGGCTTCCTGGGCAGCATAATAGCCCATCCACTTTGCGCCAAAGGCACAACCCATGGGGGCTGTTGTACAAGCATACTTACACTTTTCAAAGTTTATGTGCCGATGGGATTTCACAAAGGGATAGCCAAGCTCATTGGCGCTTTCCATCATCCGTCTATTGATGGGGCCTATAAACTCGTCAGGTGTTTCACTCACCCAACTCTCTTTCTTTGCAGCATCAAGATAGGGTTTGAGATCCATGCCTTGATCCTCCCAGGCAGAAAAATCAGGAAAGACTGCGATACCTGCGTAGAGGTATGAGCCTCCGCCGATGCCCTTACCCAGAACGATACCGTTGCCCTCAATACTCATCGACCAGGTTTTGCCTTTGTCCGATGTCATGTGTTCGCCGTTAAGCATTCCCTTTGAGGTGCCAATGCCTTTGAGCGAGTTGCCGCCCTGCTCAATGAGAAGCACTTTTTTGCCTGCCTTGGAGAGGTCTTTTGCCAGAACACATCCACAGGGTCCGCCACCGGCGATAACTACATCATAGCCGTCCTTAAATACCGTTTTCTTCATAGTTGCGCGATTTATTTATCAGTTTATCAATACTTCCATGATACGTAAAATATCGGTTGCTTTTATTTAAAATAGCCTAAGTTGACTTGCAATTTTTTATCCTTTGCCAATAAAAATTTACTTTCTTCAAAAGTAGGTTTTGCAAATTTGGGTTTCACATTATTCGAAAATGCAAATGGTTCTTTAGGAATTCCTAATAAGTTCTGGTTTAATTTACCATCAGAATTTTTATCGTGATAGAGCAGAAATGCGTATTCGCCCTCTGG carries:
- a CDS encoding porin, which translates into the protein MRRVVAAILFAFLFLPNILLAQDAFPTVRLKFDTRFDFTAKVPSQDSLSALSSFDGKYLNIILQGEITKKFSYNYRQRMILDSKPTYQSFFNATDWLFLTYKINKNFSVSGGKQVVAIGGFEYDSAPIDLYFWSTFWNNVTCYQIGGTVNYKTTDDKHTIGFQITNSPFTAETLQSLYSYNLIWYGTFNRFNTIYSLNRIEVEKGHYINYITLGNRFSVRNFSVEVDLMDRFSDHQKNLLSDYSVIGNFKCSVKNKIKVFVKAGYDENNAQKPTDPFIYDRYVVPGTEHFYYGAGVEYFPIKNSNDLRIHAVWSSNNDQVQYQTFNVGVRWQMDVLKKN
- a CDS encoding nucleoside recognition domain-containing protein, translating into MEKKPLKFTTKRRTEAGVFLIIFFGTFTFIGSRMGLPNMLNTIMQTSYSLLIDTVFYIMAITVLSGALGKLLTEFGVVRLLEVILKPLMKPLYNLPGVAALGGLLTFLSDNPAIISLAKDQNFNRYFKKYQLISLTNFGTAFGMGLVVIIFMAGRGFGSAAVVGLAGAVIGSIISTRLMQRFTVKQFPELETEQVEGGDEQKISFKSEGSVFLRGLNAILDGGKTGVDLGLAIIPGVLIISTFVMILTFGPSPEGFTGKAYEGIALLPYLAQKVNFVFVWLFGFQHPELIAFPITSLGAVGAALGLIPKFQNAGLLDGNAIAVFTAMGMCWSGFLSTHTAMLDSLGYRKLTGKALLSHTIGGLFAGISAHWLFYLLGLLF
- a CDS encoding GMC family oxidoreductase N-terminal domain-containing protein; its protein translation is MKKTVFKDGYDVVIAGGGPCGCVLAKDLSKAGKKVLLIEQGGNSLKGIGTSKGMLNGEHMTSDKGKTWSMSIEGNGIVLGKGIGGGSYLYAGIAVFPDFSAWEDQGMDLKPYLDAAKKESWVSETPDEFIGPINRRMMESANELGYPFVKSHRHINFEKCKYACTTAPMGCAFGAKWMGYYAAQEAVEYGAELQLHTKVDRVIVENGKAVGFYARGEKDDQLYEIRGKMIICSAGGVGTASILQHSGITHAGIRMFGDPSFSSWALLPEDSKDPGTNYEHGTSVGFVDDEHGCLFQSDLAWGRGFWAMYQIMNRGVKPAIQAYKLHKRKVGIFNKIHDEGVGRIAWDRKVSKTLTPLDEQHMNYCRYVNEKILYKMGCEPGSAHHVGMSHHQGGVTFGHPGGSCPVGLVLDNTLESPIPNLFACDISVIPGAPSRPPTLTLVTLSKWFVPRVLARLNNTSVEVENKHVLGEKAIA